In Triticum urartu cultivar G1812 chromosome 6, Tu2.1, whole genome shotgun sequence, the following proteins share a genomic window:
- the LOC125513397 gene encoding uncharacterized protein LOC125513397, whose amino-acid sequence MTHEGSGGGGGGGEMALRPGPPQAAAPLEDEDVLGEILVRLPPLPSSLVRAAAVSRLWGRLAADRAFLRRFRTHHRRPPVLGVFEERDGELVFTPLLDAPDRIPRERFSMRFWHVLGCWTLLGYRHGRVLMVNQDLALLLVFAPLVGGRRGLRAVVIPPDFVDGEYAVANGAVLCAAGGEQGHVHGDCHSGPFKVVLVATRVRHPVLARVYSSDTGEWGDLVVMAEPCVVSSFPSTLVGNALYWWLKKCQHEDGILKFDLDSQTLSVVRRPIFDRIPSCSIRIIRGEHGGVGLAVFSYPRFQIWERMVNSHGTAIWVLRKTARMHSMLQYAMLTIVGYSEDGDALLLTVSFGGAVAAYSFMLQLESMEWTNLNQTFLEYSYHPFAYFYTAGTVRASSTAPAIEPPQQRSTIPAIVPPQQ is encoded by the exons atgactcacgagggctccggcggcggcggcggcggcggcgagatggCCCTCCGCCCCGGCCCTCCGCAGGCGGCGGCGCCGCTAGAAGACGAGGACGTCCTGGGCGAGATCCTCGTCCGCCTCCCCCCGCTGCCCTCCTCGCtcgtccgcgccgccgccgtctccAGGCTCTGGGGGCGCCTCGCCGCGGACCGCGCCTTCCTCCGCCGCTTCCGCACCCACCACCGGAGGCCCCCCGTCCtcggcgtcttcgaggagcgcgACGGGGAGCTGGTGTTCACCCCGCTCCTCGACGCCCCGGACCGGATCCCCCGCGAGCGCTTCTCCATGCGGTTCTGGCACGTGCTCGGTTGCTGGACCTTGCTCGGGTACCGCCACGGCCGCGTCCTCATGGTCAACCAGGATCTGGCCCTGCTCCTCGTTTTCGCCCCTCTCGTCGGCGGCCGCCGCGGCCTCCGCGCCGTGGTGATTCCTCCGGATTTCGTCGACGGCGAGTACGCCGTCGCCAACGGAGCGGTGCTCTGCGCTGCCGGCGGCGAGCAGGGCCACGTGCACGGAGACTGCCACTCGGGCCCCTTCAAGGTGGTTCTGGTGGCCACCAGAGTGAGACACCCGGTCCTAGCCCGGGTCTACTCCTCGGACACCGGTGAGTGGGGAGATCTTGTCGTAATGGCGGAACCATGTGTTGTTAGCAGCTTCCCCTCCACCCTCGTCGGCAATGCTCTTTACTGGTGGCTAAAAAAGTGTCAGCACGAGGATGGCATACTCAAGTTCGATTTGGATAGCCAGACACTATCTGTGGTCAGGAGGCCTATTTTTGATCGCATTCCCAGTTGCAGCATCCGGATCATCAGGGGAGAGCATGGCGGTGTTGGCCTCGCTGTATTTTCGTACCCGAGGTTCCAAATCTGGGAACGCATGGTCAATAGTCATGGTACTGCCATATGGGTGCTGCGAAAGACGGCTCGCATGCATAGTATGCTTCAGTATGCTATGCTGACTATAGTAGGGTACTCTGAGGATGGGGATGCGCTTCTTCTAACAGTGTCCTTCGGTGGGGCTGTGGCCGCCTACAGCTTCATGCTTCAACTTGAGTCAATGGAGTGGACGAATCTTAATCAAACATTTTTGGAGTATTCCTACCATCCGTTCGCATACTTCTATACTGCAG GTACTGTCAGAGCGTCAAGTACCGCTCCAGCCATTGAGCCACCACAGCAGCGAAGTACAATTCCAGCCATTGTGCCGCCACAGCAGTGA